In Bradyrhizobium sp. 1(2017), one DNA window encodes the following:
- a CDS encoding DUF2336 domain-containing protein, translating into MVALNRIGKLNDSTVNRFAIRGETANLFTALSVLSGTPIEIVEHVMTDDDCEGLVMACRASRLNWQTTLAILSNRSGTRLSIAERERAQHMFETLLLSTSQWTVRWGEIAANVKESSRGSRGAKMGVSR; encoded by the coding sequence ATCGTTGCGCTCAACCGCATCGGCAAGCTCAACGATTCCACGGTGAACCGCTTCGCGATCCGCGGGGAGACCGCCAATTTGTTCACAGCCCTGTCAGTGCTTTCGGGAACCCCCATCGAGATCGTCGAGCATGTGATGACCGACGATGATTGCGAAGGTCTCGTCATGGCATGCCGTGCCTCGCGGCTGAACTGGCAGACCACGCTTGCCATCTTGAGCAACCGCAGTGGCACAAGACTTTCGATCGCCGAACGCGAACGCGCGCAGCACATGTTCGAGACGCTCCTCTTGTCAACCAGCCAGTGGACGGTGCGTTGGGGAGAAATTGCCGCGAACGTCAAGGAGAGCAGTCGGGGAAGTCGCGGCGCAAAGATGGGGGTTAGCCGATGA
- a CDS encoding NADPH-dependent FMN reductase encodes MSNRILVFYGSYRSDRMGVRLANFVINGLRGRGEDVEFIDAKAIGLPMLDRMYKEYPKGSAPEALETLAGQIRGADGFVFVTGEYNWGIQPGLKNLTDHFLEEWFWRPAAIVSYSAGRLSGARAATAWHGTLSEMGMVVVSSTIGVGPVAQTLSEAGEPIGDGGKALERSFPRFADDLNWWIEAAKAQRARKAPPY; translated from the coding sequence ATGAGCAATCGCATTCTCGTTTTCTACGGTTCCTACCGGTCCGACCGCATGGGCGTCCGCCTTGCGAATTTCGTCATCAATGGTCTGCGCGGCCGCGGCGAGGATGTCGAGTTCATCGACGCCAAGGCGATCGGCCTGCCGATGCTCGATCGCATGTACAAGGAATATCCCAAGGGCTCGGCGCCCGAGGCATTGGAGACGCTGGCCGGACAGATCCGCGGCGCCGACGGCTTCGTCTTCGTCACCGGCGAATACAACTGGGGCATCCAGCCCGGCCTGAAGAATCTCACCGATCATTTCCTCGAAGAATGGTTCTGGCGACCGGCCGCGATCGTGAGCTATTCGGCGGGCCGCTTGTCCGGTGCGCGCGCCGCGACCGCCTGGCACGGCACGCTGTCGGAGATGGGCATGGTCGTGGTGTCGAGCACCATCGGCGTCGGACCGGTCGCGCAGACGCTGTCGGAAGCCGGCGAGCCAATCGGCGATGGCGGCAAGGCGCTGGAGCGCTCGTTCCCGCGCTTCGCCGACGATCTCAATTGGTGGATCGAGGCCGCCAAGGCGCAGCGTGCGCGCAAGGCGCCGCCTTATTGA
- a CDS encoding methyl-accepting chemotaxis protein, which yields MKIGTLLTTAIVSLSTVGGGLAVYVAVTKYQTMERISEAQGRLAIVRAASDIPRYLNPERGFATNILYGPATVDPAQLSEHDKLRKQTDVARDRMNALRKELPGPFDDGSTIGTEIDAINSKFTALREAIDKAIAGPAEARKDAARKVVADNAVLNAGVTALLNEQVRRMAILNGDAFRQANYANIAMTLRDIGGLNASVHKNLVGGKKVATDAEKADVARMQGRSDQIVMALMELRGHPATPANVGAALETMNSRYVEEFGRELKMVKDGAVSGKYEHDVDTYYAASQKGLGSIIGVRDALYDNAEQILAGASSAARTSFTIALAGLLAVLGASAGLIVMVRRRVCAPIVGLTGRMSRLADGDLAEEIPGAERSDEIGAMAAAVQVFKDNMIRADRLAAEKQAENDGKMRRAQALDDLTRAFEAKVTELVGGLSRASSTMESTAQSMTSTAAQTNSQAAVVAAASEQTSTNVQTVASATEELTSSIAEIGRQVAQSTEIAARAVDNARRTGDTARALAEGAQKIGDVVTLIQSIAEQTNLLALNATIEAARAGDAGRGFAVVASEVKSLAGQTAKATTEISEQINAIQAASDETVAAIRNVAEVISEIDQIGTAIAAAIEEQGSATKEIARSVQEAARGTQEVNSNISGVQRAADDTGTAAREVLGAAEQLSTQSRDLAGQFDRFLGEVRAA from the coding sequence ATGAAAATCGGTACGCTCCTGACCACCGCCATCGTCTCGCTCTCGACCGTCGGCGGCGGCCTCGCCGTCTACGTCGCCGTGACGAAATATCAGACGATGGAGCGAATCAGCGAGGCGCAAGGCCGCCTGGCGATCGTGCGCGCGGCCAGCGACATCCCGCGCTATCTCAACCCCGAGCGCGGCTTTGCTACCAACATCCTCTACGGGCCCGCCACCGTCGATCCCGCGCAGCTCTCCGAGCACGACAAGCTGCGCAAGCAGACCGACGTTGCCCGTGACAGGATGAATGCGCTGCGCAAGGAGTTGCCCGGTCCGTTCGACGACGGCAGCACCATCGGTACCGAGATCGACGCCATCAATTCGAAGTTCACGGCGCTGCGCGAGGCCATCGACAAGGCGATTGCGGGACCGGCGGAAGCGCGCAAGGACGCCGCCAGGAAGGTCGTCGCCGACAACGCGGTGCTCAACGCCGGGGTCACCGCCCTGCTCAACGAGCAGGTGCGCCGCATGGCGATCCTCAATGGCGATGCCTTCCGCCAGGCCAACTACGCCAACATCGCCATGACGCTGCGCGACATCGGCGGCCTCAATGCCAGCGTCCACAAGAACCTCGTCGGCGGGAAGAAGGTCGCAACCGACGCCGAGAAGGCCGACGTCGCCCGGATGCAGGGCCGAAGCGACCAGATCGTGATGGCGCTGATGGAGCTGCGCGGCCATCCGGCAACCCCGGCCAATGTCGGCGCGGCGCTGGAGACGATGAATTCGCGCTACGTCGAGGAATTCGGCCGCGAGCTCAAGATGGTCAAGGACGGCGCCGTCAGCGGCAAGTACGAGCACGACGTCGACACCTATTATGCGGCCTCGCAAAAGGGCCTCGGCTCCATCATCGGCGTTCGCGATGCGCTCTATGACAACGCCGAACAAATCCTCGCAGGCGCTTCCTCCGCCGCGCGCACCAGCTTCACCATCGCGCTCGCCGGCCTCCTCGCCGTGCTGGGCGCCAGCGCCGGCCTGATCGTGATGGTCCGCCGCCGCGTCTGCGCCCCGATCGTCGGCCTGACGGGCCGGATGTCGCGCCTTGCCGACGGCGACCTTGCCGAAGAGATCCCCGGTGCCGAACGCTCCGACGAGATCGGCGCGATGGCCGCCGCCGTTCAGGTGTTCAAGGACAACATGATCCGGGCCGACCGGCTCGCGGCTGAGAAGCAGGCCGAAAACGACGGCAAGATGCGCCGCGCCCAGGCGCTCGACGACCTCACCCGCGCCTTCGAGGCCAAGGTCACCGAGCTCGTCGGCGGCCTCTCCCGCGCCTCCTCCACGATGGAAAGCACCGCCCAGTCGATGACCTCGACCGCGGCCCAGACCAACAGCCAGGCCGCGGTGGTCGCCGCCGCCTCCGAACAGACCTCGACCAACGTGCAGACCGTGGCCAGCGCCACCGAGGAGCTGACCTCCTCGATCGCCGAGATCGGCCGTCAGGTCGCGCAATCGACCGAGATCGCGGCCCGCGCCGTCGACAATGCCCGCCGCACCGGCGACACCGCCCGCGCGCTCGCCGAAGGCGCCCAAAAGATCGGCGACGTCGTCACGCTGATCCAGAGCATCGCCGAGCAGACCAACCTGCTCGCGCTGAACGCGACCATTGAGGCCGCCCGCGCCGGCGATGCCGGCCGCGGCTTTGCCGTGGTTGCCTCCGAAGTGAAGTCGCTGGCCGGCCAGACTGCCAAGGCCACGACCGAAATTTCCGAGCAGATCAACGCGATCCAGGCCGCGAGCGACGAGACCGTGGCCGCGATCCGCAACGTCGCCGAGGTCATCAGCGAAATCGACCAGATCGGCACGGCGATTGCCGCGGCGATCGAGGAACAGGGCTCGGCAACCAAGGAGATCGCCCGCAGCGTCCAGGAGGCCGCGCGCGGCACCCAGGAGGTCAACAGCAACATCTCGGGCGTGCAACGCGCCGCCGACGATACGGGAACTGCCGCAAGGGAGGTGCTGGGTGCCGCCGAGCAGCTCTCGACCCAGTCTCGCGATCTCGCCGGCCAGTTCGACCGCTTCCTCGGTGAGGTCAGGGCGGCGTAA
- a CDS encoding crotonase/enoyl-CoA hydratase family protein — MSEGHIRTEVHGHVLRIIIDNPTKKNAFTPAMMEQLSDALTELHDNEAYRAGVLCAEGRDFTAGLDMPKFFGPSAEKRNVKEGNVDPFGLSKRCRKPVITAVQGIVFTIGIELMLAGDIVVAAADSRFCQMESKRGIAPLGGAHFRFLSRAGWGDAMYHLFLCDEFSAERAQAIGLVQEVVPPGEQIERAMALAAIIARNAPLGIQVTKEAAAKYVEGGEAAAIAYIPNIRGRVLGSGDAKEGIQSFIERRAAVFQGR, encoded by the coding sequence ATGAGCGAGGGACACATTCGCACCGAGGTCCACGGCCATGTCCTCAGGATCATCATCGACAATCCCACGAAGAAAAACGCGTTCACGCCGGCGATGATGGAGCAATTGTCGGATGCGCTGACCGAGTTGCACGACAACGAAGCCTACCGCGCTGGCGTGCTCTGCGCCGAAGGCAGGGATTTCACTGCCGGTCTCGACATGCCGAAATTCTTCGGGCCTTCCGCCGAAAAGCGCAACGTCAAGGAGGGCAATGTCGATCCGTTCGGGCTCAGCAAGCGTTGCCGCAAGCCTGTTATCACCGCCGTTCAGGGGATCGTATTCACCATCGGTATCGAGCTGATGCTCGCCGGTGACATCGTGGTGGCCGCCGCGGATTCACGCTTTTGCCAGATGGAGTCCAAGCGCGGCATCGCCCCGCTCGGCGGCGCGCATTTCCGCTTCCTGTCGCGCGCCGGCTGGGGCGACGCGATGTACCATCTGTTTTTGTGCGACGAGTTTTCGGCCGAACGCGCCCAGGCGATCGGCCTCGTCCAGGAGGTCGTGCCACCTGGTGAGCAAATCGAGCGGGCGATGGCGCTCGCCGCCATCATCGCGCGCAATGCGCCGCTCGGCATCCAGGTCACCAAGGAAGCGGCGGCCAAATATGTCGAGGGGGGCGAGGCGGCGGCGATCGCCTACATCCCGAACATTCGCGGCCGCGTGCTCGGCAGTGGCGACGCGAAGGAGGGCATT
- a CDS encoding TetR/AcrR family transcriptional regulator: MIAGAADLMSRHGVNATSMRDVVRHTATPRGSISHHFPDGKRQLIAEAVIFAGKQVSIPLERAMNERGVIGGLAAFVASWRRRLEATGFAAGCPVLAVAVDRYVGEASDKDDETAQGHLLDLADGVFADWRQIMRAALLREGLAAERAERLATLVVASIEGTVAMCRASRSAAALDQVQEELETVLTAALTRPTQ; the protein is encoded by the coding sequence ATGATCGCCGGCGCCGCCGACCTGATGAGCCGGCACGGCGTTAATGCCACCAGCATGCGCGACGTCGTGCGCCATACGGCGACGCCGCGCGGCTCGATCAGCCACCACTTTCCGGACGGCAAGCGGCAGTTGATCGCTGAGGCCGTAATCTTTGCCGGCAAGCAGGTGTCCATCCCCCTGGAGAGGGCCATGAACGAACGCGGCGTGATCGGCGGCCTGGCAGCTTTCGTCGCATCGTGGCGCCGCCGGCTGGAGGCGACCGGCTTCGCCGCGGGCTGCCCGGTGCTCGCCGTCGCCGTCGACCGCTATGTCGGCGAGGCCTCCGACAAGGACGACGAGACGGCGCAGGGACATCTGCTCGATCTTGCCGACGGCGTCTTCGCCGACTGGCGGCAGATCATGCGCGCCGCCTTGCTGCGCGAAGGGCTGGCTGCGGAACGAGCCGAGCGGCTTGCCACACTCGTCGTCGCCTCGATCGAAGGCACGGTCGCGATGTGCCGCGCGAGCCGCAGCGCCGCTGCGCTGGATCAGGTTCAAGAGGAACTGGAGACGGTGCTGACCGCCGCCCTCACCCGCCCAACCCAATAG
- a CDS encoding 2-keto-4-pentenoate hydratase, translated as MDLSRQRELARHLANLRREGRQQSGLDERLVPPDADTAYRIARMVEEELGWDVVGWKIAGMKAGLQRQLRTSSPIYGRVFAPLIKASPASVEHARQCSPIPEVEYQARLGADLPPRSKPYAVDEVGDAVVSLHPGIELAQCRFVHDAAFPPMPAIIADGCGSGTIVLGESIVDWRNRDIANQNVILNCNGVERRRGSAAEAIDHPLVPLTWLANELSRTGIGLKAGQTVSTGTLTGMLRPKAGETYVADFGPLGTVSATYA; from the coding sequence ATGGATTTGTCCCGGCAACGCGAACTCGCCCGTCATCTCGCCAATCTGCGCCGCGAGGGCCGGCAACAAAGCGGCCTCGACGAGAGGCTGGTGCCGCCGGACGCCGACACCGCGTACCGTATCGCGCGGATGGTCGAGGAGGAATTGGGCTGGGATGTCGTCGGCTGGAAGATCGCCGGCATGAAGGCCGGGCTCCAGCGCCAGCTTCGCACCTCCTCGCCGATCTATGGTCGGGTATTCGCGCCCCTGATCAAGGCCTCGCCCGCAAGCGTCGAACACGCCAGGCAATGCAGCCCGATTCCGGAGGTCGAGTACCAGGCACGCCTCGGTGCCGACCTGCCGCCGCGCTCGAAGCCCTATGCGGTGGACGAGGTCGGCGATGCCGTCGTCTCGCTGCATCCCGGCATCGAGCTCGCGCAATGCCGCTTCGTTCACGACGCGGCGTTTCCGCCGATGCCCGCGATCATAGCCGACGGCTGCGGATCCGGAACGATCGTGCTTGGAGAGTCCATCGTCGACTGGCGCAACCGCGACATCGCCAATCAGAACGTCATCCTCAATTGCAATGGCGTCGAGAGGCGCCGCGGCAGCGCTGCGGAGGCGATCGACCATCCGCTGGTGCCGCTCACCTGGCTCGCCAACGAGCTGTCGCGCACCGGCATCGGTCTCAAGGCCGGCCAGACCGTCAGCACGGGCACGCTGACGGGCATGCTGCGGCCGAAGGCCGGGGAGACTTACGTCGCCGATTTCGGTCCGCTGGGAACCGTGAGCGCGACCTACGCCTGA
- a CDS encoding AraC family transcriptional regulator produces MNSIDDVPRPALNTFRFSDVDEFRNAIRGLNFEFTPFVRKISAEQTILSLPGCDVNLTRAFPRVVDAQLVGNCTAIGLTMDDLNVPIRFNGSQRARPAVVIGTGGAAYTSIEEVQRQIASVVFRPEVRDRGWPPTLTSFKIFEISAAGLHRLRSVVREVMSEASKPIEASELSLKSAAMKESLLGAVDDAFESVVSARWTLHSNDGRNFKIFQDINTLISEDLSQPMYSDEIARKLGLSVRTMHDVVRRYRGMSLHRYLRLRRLWLVRRRLLAGADSVKGVALAFGFWHLSDFSRSYRDQFGETPSQTLDRGRGHRR; encoded by the coding sequence ATGAACAGCATTGATGATGTGCCCAGACCGGCACTCAATACATTTCGTTTTTCGGACGTCGACGAATTCCGGAACGCCATACGCGGGCTGAATTTCGAATTTACGCCTTTCGTACGGAAGATTTCGGCCGAACAGACGATCCTATCGCTACCCGGCTGCGACGTGAATTTGACGCGCGCATTTCCTCGGGTCGTCGATGCACAGCTCGTCGGGAATTGCACGGCGATCGGCCTCACAATGGACGACCTCAATGTTCCTATTCGCTTCAATGGCTCGCAACGCGCGCGACCGGCGGTGGTCATTGGCACCGGCGGCGCGGCCTATACCAGCATCGAGGAAGTGCAGCGGCAAATCGCCTCAGTGGTCTTCAGGCCGGAGGTGAGGGATCGCGGCTGGCCGCCCACGCTCACAAGCTTCAAGATTTTTGAAATCTCCGCGGCTGGTTTGCACCGGCTGCGCAGCGTGGTTCGTGAGGTGATGTCCGAGGCGTCCAAGCCGATCGAGGCGTCGGAGCTGTCATTGAAGAGCGCGGCCATGAAGGAATCGCTGCTCGGAGCCGTTGACGACGCTTTCGAAAGCGTCGTTTCGGCTCGCTGGACCCTGCACTCCAATGACGGACGGAACTTCAAGATTTTTCAGGATATCAACACGCTGATTTCTGAGGATCTGTCGCAGCCGATGTACAGTGACGAGATCGCGCGCAAGCTCGGGCTGTCCGTCCGCACCATGCACGACGTCGTCCGCCGCTATCGCGGCATGAGCTTGCACCGCTACCTGCGCCTGCGCCGGCTGTGGCTGGTGCGCCGGCGGCTTCTGGCGGGAGCCGATAGCGTCAAGGGGGTCGCGCTGGCGTTCGGTTTCTGGCATCTCAGCGATTTCTCCAGAAGCTATCGCGACCAGTTCGGCGAGACGCCATCGCAAACGCTGGACCGCGGTCGCGGGCACCGGCGCTAG
- a CDS encoding DUF2336 domain-containing protein — MKANSPADILVELEDAVATCPPDRCTRILSGILRLLTSRGDRPQELLAHVTDGVLLRLMERVEAGALIQLSTALADLEIAPPKTVRRLASHPDPTVACPVLLRSRSLSTADLQSIAGSSGERQQDAIAARAPIDPPVIEALIKGGARSACLVLIGNTEARFSDAAYVALAERCQADDEITKALALRPDTPDAVMRELLSASRAPSPTQCRRPPPRANRHRPLQSRPSFPARPPMRARGRRSLRSTASASSTIPR; from the coding sequence ATGAAGGCAAATTCGCCTGCTGATATTCTGGTCGAGCTGGAAGACGCGGTCGCAACGTGTCCGCCGGATCGCTGCACGCGCATCCTCTCCGGCATTTTGCGGTTGCTCACAAGCCGTGGCGACCGGCCCCAGGAATTGCTCGCCCATGTGACTGACGGCGTTCTGCTGCGCTTGATGGAGCGCGTCGAGGCCGGGGCGCTGATTCAGCTCAGCACGGCGCTGGCCGATCTCGAGATAGCTCCGCCGAAGACGGTGCGACGTCTCGCCTCACATCCCGATCCGACGGTGGCGTGCCCTGTCCTGCTCAGATCGCGGTCACTCTCCACGGCCGATCTCCAGTCGATCGCGGGTTCGAGCGGCGAACGCCAGCAAGATGCGATCGCCGCCCGAGCGCCGATCGATCCGCCGGTGATCGAGGCACTGATCAAGGGCGGCGCCCGCAGTGCTTGTCTCGTGCTGATCGGCAACACGGAGGCACGCTTCTCTGATGCCGCGTACGTCGCGCTCGCCGAGAGGTGCCAAGCCGATGATGAAATCACGAAGGCGCTGGCACTCAGGCCCGACACGCCCGATGCGGTCATGCGAGAATTGCTGTCGGCCTCGCGTGCCCCGAGTCCGACACAGTGCCGAAGGCCACCACCTCGCGCCAATCGACATCGACCGCTCCAGTCCCGCCCAAGCTTCCCTGCGCGGCCGCCTATGCGAGCGCGCGGCCGGAGATCGTTGCGCTCAACCGCATCGGCAAGCTCAACGATTCCACGGTGA
- a CDS encoding tautomerase family protein codes for MTIITVTAPAGRLSLAQRRLLAESLSDAVLEPEIGQHAPAARMGFQVHFADLPADCMAIGGRLLSDQPRDIMTVNIAVMNAAWPAEVRAEVIRTVLARLAEACGMPAPAPTWWVNFEIIAEGSWGSRGGVLSILQLLETGVFTPERITAIRAALQPTA; via the coding sequence TTGACCATCATCACCGTGACCGCACCTGCCGGCCGGCTCAGCCTGGCGCAGCGCCGCCTGCTTGCGGAAAGCCTGTCCGATGCCGTGCTCGAGCCCGAGATCGGCCAGCATGCGCCAGCAGCGCGAATGGGCTTTCAGGTCCACTTCGCGGACTTGCCGGCCGACTGCATGGCGATCGGCGGCCGGCTCCTCTCGGACCAGCCGCGCGACATCATGACGGTCAACATCGCGGTGATGAACGCAGCCTGGCCTGCCGAGGTGCGAGCCGAGGTGATCCGCACCGTGCTGGCGCGGCTCGCCGAGGCCTGCGGGATGCCAGCGCCTGCGCCAACCTGGTGGGTCAATTTCGAGATCATCGCGGAGGGAAGCTGGGGCTCGCGCGGCGGCGTGCTTTCGATCCTTCAGCTCCTGGAGACCGGCGTGTTCACGCCGGAGCGGATCACCGCCATTCGCGCAGCACTTCAGCCGACGGCCTGA